CCGACCTCGCCTATCCGCTCCAGTCGGACGAAGTCTCGCGGATCGGCCGCTTCGTGCAGGAGGCGGACTTCGGTCCCTTCCGGCCCAACGCCTTCCTCAAGGTGTACCTCGGTCAGGAAGCGATCGGGAGCGTGCCGCTCGCCCCGCTGTCGGGCGACGCTGGGCGCGGCGTGTCTCCCGAGCTTCGCCCGTGAGGAGGGAATCCGATGATCCACACCGTCTGGATCGGTCTCTTCCTCGTCGGCATCCTTTACGCCGCCCTCACGGGAAACATCGCCCACGTGAGCACCGCCCTGTTCGAAGGCGCCCAAGAAGGGCTGAACGTCGCCTTCTCCCTCCTCGGAATCCTCACGCTTTGGATGGGCATCCTCAACGTCGCGCGCAAGGCCGGCCTCTTGGATGCCCTCGCCCGACTCCTCCGGCCCCTCATCCGCCTGCTCTTTCCCGACGTGCCCCGGGGCCACGCTGCCGAAGGGTACCTTCTGGCGAACATCGCCGCCAACCTCCTCGGCATGGGAAACGCCGCCACACCCTTCGGGATCAAGGCCATGCAGGAACTCGACAAGCTAAATCCGGAAAAGGGACGCGCCACCCGGCCGATGATCACCCTCCTCGCACTCAACACCGCTTCCGTGAGCCTCTTTCCGACCACGGTCATCGGGATTCGCGCCGCCGCCGGCGCCGCCCAACCGGCGGACATCCTCCCGGCGGTCGTATTGGCCTCGTTTCTGGGGAGCACCGTCGCGGTGCTTGTAGACCGGTATTACCAATGGCGCGAAGGCCCTTGAGTCCCCGTGGGACGTTCCACGCGCGGCGGCATTCGCGTGCGACTTATCCCCCGCATGCCGTCTCCTCGGGGCCTCTCCCGCATAAGACGAACCACGCGCGGCGCATCCGCGTGCGATAGAGGGGTGGGGAAAGGATGCCTCTCGCCTGGCTCGAGGCGGCCGGTGCCTGGGTGTTGCCCGCGTTCCTCACGGTCATCCTGGGTGCGGCGCTCTTTCGGCGCGTCCCTGCCTATTCCGCCTTTATCGAAGGCGCCAAGGAAGGGTTCGAAACCTTCCTCACGATCTTGCCCCACCTCGTGGGGATGCTCGCCGCCCTGGCGGTGTTTCAGTCTTCCGGTGCCCTTAAGGCCCTCACGTCCTTCCTCGCCCCCTACTTTCGCCCCCTTGGGTTTCCGCCGGAACTCTTGCCCCTCGCGCTTCTTCGCCCCTTCAGCGGCGCCGCGTCCATGGCGGTCGTCACCCATCTCATGGGACGATACGGTCCGGACAGTGAAATCGGGCGCCTGGCGGCGATCATGCAGGGGAGCACGGATACGACCTTTTACGTGCTCACGGTGTACTTCGGTTCCGTAGGAATCGTGCGCGAACGCTACGCCGTCAAGGTCGGCCTTATCGGCGATGCGGCGGGCATCCTCGCCGCCCTCCTCGTAGGCCGGTGGTTTTTTTCTGGGTAAGGGAGACGTCTATCGTTCGCCTTCGGACGGATGCGTCTCAAAGGGAAGCTTTCCCAAAGGGTTGCGCATCCTCTTACCTTCTTGCTAGCGGAAGCAAAAAAGGAAACTTCTAGAAGGTTCTGGGCAGCAAGGCAGGTTTGGCCGAACTTCCGGGCAAGCAGACTATAGACTTGTGCGAAGAGCTTGGAGCCAAGCGTAAGAAGAAAAGAGATGGCGGTGGAGCTGGGAGTAGACATGCTCTTCAGGCGAGCGGCAGAGATTCTAGGGTATGGCGGTGTGGCAGGCCGTGCAGGAAGCAGGAGAAGCGCTCAGGCGGAAAGGAGAGCCCAGGAGAGAAGCCTTTTTTAATAAGGGGGATACACCCAGAGGTAAAGAGAGGACCTCCAAGCTTTACATAGAGGCCGACGGGATGGTGATTAAAACCCCAGAGGAGCGAAAAGAAAAGAGGTCAGACACTTTGTGGCTTACACGGGCAAAGAGGAAGTCGGGGGTAGCCGGAAGGCTTTGAAGGACAAGCTGGTAATGAGCGGTGTAGGCGAAAGAGCGAGGTTGTGGGGGGAGGTTCACTCTGGGGTAGCGAGCCGGTGGGACATAGGTCAGGTGAAGGAGATATACCTTGGGAGCGACGGGGTCGGAGTGGGCCGAGCAGGGGGTAGATTACTTTCCTGGAGCAGTACACGTTTTGGATCCTTGACCATTTGAACTGGCGGCTCGTTGAGACATTTTGGCACGACGAGGAGACTTACAACGAAGTCAAGCAGGCCATAGCTTCGGGGGGTGGGGAGGGTGGAAGGTTTTGAACAAAACGGTGAAAGGAGTTCGGGGAGTCAGGGAGAAGAGGATAGCGGGGCTTTGGCGCTATTTGAAAGAAGTGGTCTGGGATAATCGCTTCTCCTGGTACAGAGCGGTTGGGGACCATCTATCTCTTGACGCACACCCGGCAAAACCGGGGTTTGCTTTACCTGCTGCCGCTGTGCTATAATTGCCGTCGATCGAGGTGGTCAAAGCGCACCGGAGGCCATTTGGCGTTTGGAAGGTTATGACAGATCCAGTAGTGGTGCGGGCTTCAAGGATCGTGAGTTGCCGTCGATCCCCTAGGGTTTTGGGGCAACTGGAGGTCGACGGCAGTTCAGGGTAAGATTCGAAGGCGGGAAGTAAGGAAAATCAAGGCATTTCGAATTCCGACGGTCTTGGTACCAATCGAACCATTGTGGGATTGAAACTTGAAAATCAAGGGCTCGCGGGCACTTTGTGAAAAGTACCAATCGAACCATTGTGGGATTGAAACTCGGCAATCAAGGCATAGAGAGCCATCGCAGCGGCGTACCAATCGAACCATTGTGGGATTGAAACTTTGGAGGATTTCAGTCGCATTGAGCGGTCTGAGGGTACCAATCGAACCATTGTGGGATTGAAACACCTGCTTGGCTAGCTCCTCTCATTGTGGGATTGAAAGTACCAATCGAACCATTGTGGGATTGAAACCTTGGACGACGGTACACGTCCAACAACCGAATCGAGTACCAATCGAACCATTGTGGGATTGAAACAGAACTTATTCAACCTCGGTTTCCAAGGTTTCCAAGTACCAATCGAACCATTGTGGGATTGAAACATAATCACCTGGCGGGAAAGCGATGTATGGGATTTTGTACCAATCGAACCATTGTGGGATTGAAACTACTGTTCTTTAGAAACCGCATCGCGAACTGTATTAGTGTACCAATCGAACCATTGTGGGATTGAAACTCCCGCAGTCCTTCTCCGGGTGCACGGGTGGATTTGGTACCAATCGAACCATTGTGGGATTGAAACCAACCTCCTCAACATCGATGTCGTTCTCAAAAATCGTACCAATCGAACCATTGTGGGATTGAAACAAGGGATTGAAAACCCTTGACGGGCCGAAGCGGGCGGGTACCAATCGAACCATTGTGGGATTGAAACCCGTGTCTTACGTAAACTACTAAGGTGGTGAAAAAAGTACCAATCGAACCATTGTGGGATTGAAACATTATATTGGGTTGGGATTGATCCATGGGCAGCCGGGTACCAATCGAACCATTGTGGGATTGAAACTATCCGGCAATTGAGGCATCTGTGGTGTTTCAACAGGTACCAATCGAACCATTGTGGGATTGAAACTGCGGCAACCGGGATATCATCGACCGCGGCCCGGGCGGTACCAATCGAACCATTGTGGGATTGAAACCACGAAAACCAAAATCAATATCAAAAACTCCGCCACGTACCAATCGAACCATTGTGGGATTGAAACACGTCGAAGCTAGTATCGGCATCCCCCTCACCTCTCTTGTACCAATCGAACCATTGTGGGATTGAAACTGGATGGAGGGATGGCCGATGCTTCGTGCGGCACGTACGTGTACCAATCGAACCATTGTGGGATTGAAACACAGAAGGTGCCTTATCAGGCAAGTCCGAATCGAAGTACCAATCGAACCATTGTGGGATTGAAACGAGACTTGACATGGTTGTCTCGATGTGGTATGAAGGGAGTACCAATCGAACCATTGTGGGATTGAAACTGAATCGTTTATTTGGTATTCTTGCCAAGGAGAAAAGTACCAATCGAACCATTGTGGGATTGAAACTTTAATTCCAGCGTTCATGACACGAGAAGTAAAACCGTACCAATCGAACCATTGTGGGATTGAAACAAAATAGTAGCGGTAGGAATATTTGCTTTCTTGAATGTACCAATCGAACCATTGTGGGATTGAAACTCTTATGGCAATTATAAAAAGATAGCCAGAGAGAAGTACCAATCGAACCATTGTGGGATTGAAACTGGAGATGACTACGATGTCTAGAGCGCAGCGAGAGAGTACCAATCGAACCATTGTGGGATTGAAACTTTATATGTTTTCCAAAGTTTTTGCAAGAAAAATCGGGTACCAATCGAACCATTGTGGGATTGAAACTTCGAGTATATTTTATCAAACGAAGGCGCGAAAGTCGTACCAATCGAACCATTGTGGGATTGAAACAAATCCTCGCTAGCCTTCCGCTTGGCTAGCTCCTCCCGTACCAATCGAACCATTGTGGGATTGAAACCGGCGAGAGCGCGCGCGCACGTCGGTGCCGCGACAGAGTACCAATCGAACCATTGTGGGATTGAAACGCTGTTTGCGCCTTTAATCACAGAAATCGAGGCGAGGTACCAATCGAACCATTGTGGGATTGAAACACATCCATCTCAAGTTGCTTCAGTTTTAAAAAGATCGTACCAATCGAACCATTGTGGGATTGAAACGGAGATTCTTCCGGGGGATTTTTTTGCCAACTAGTTGTACCAATCGAACCATTGTGGGATTGAAACTGGGATCCCGGACACCGCGAGCGCGATCTGCCGTACAGTACCAATCGAACCATTGTGGGATTGAAACTGTGATCGATCCCCCAGAGAAGAACAGGTAAAACACAGTACCAATCGAACCATTGTGGGATTGAAACATCGCACATCGGCGAAAGCACAGGGCCGGAGAGCTAGTACCAATCGAACCATTGTGGGATTGAAACTCAGTACGGATTCAAGGCGATGAATTTCCCGAGCGAGTACCAATCGAACCATTGTGGGATTGAAACTTGCTCATCTAGCTTTCTTTGGACATCCCGAAGGCGTACCAATCGAACCATTGTGGGATTGAAACCCGATGAGCGCCGCGAAGTACCACGCGGAATAGCCGGGTACCAATCGAACCATTGTGGGATTGAAACAGGAGACACTCCTACGAGCCGCGCCGCCCTTTCCTGGTACCAATCGAACCATTGTGGGATTGAAACTTCGTATGGTATCACGAAATGACCACGCGGAGCAAGGGCACCAATCGAACCATTGTGGGATTGAAACAACTAAAAC
This is a stretch of genomic DNA from Brockia lithotrophica. It encodes these proteins:
- a CDS encoding nucleoside recognition domain-containing protein; translated protein: MIHTVWIGLFLVGILYAALTGNIAHVSTALFEGAQEGLNVAFSLLGILTLWMGILNVARKAGLLDALARLLRPLIRLLFPDVPRGHAAEGYLLANIAANLLGMGNAATPFGIKAMQELDKLNPEKGRATRPMITLLALNTASVSLFPTTVIGIRAAAGAAQPADILPAVVLASFLGSTVAVLVDRYYQWREGP
- a CDS encoding spore maturation protein → MPLAWLEAAGAWVLPAFLTVILGAALFRRVPAYSAFIEGAKEGFETFLTILPHLVGMLAALAVFQSSGALKALTSFLAPYFRPLGFPPELLPLALLRPFSGAASMAVVTHLMGRYGPDSEIGRLAAIMQGSTDTTFYVLTVYFGSVGIVRERYAVKVGLIGDAAGILAALLVGRWFFSG